In Silene latifolia isolate original U9 population chromosome 6, ASM4854445v1, whole genome shotgun sequence, the genomic window GTATTATCTCTTGCCATTGCAATTGGAATACATCTATTTGTTATTGTTTGTTCTTACCATTGTCCTCGTTATTATTAGAGTGCTCACCTTCTTTTGGTGCTcgattattttataattttggaGGCAACTTTTCAAAATGGGTCAGCTAGAAATAGTCGCTCTGTATATGTTGACAAAGGTTAAGGTTCTGTAGGTCGGTTCAACCCTCCGACCTCACTTTTGCTGGAGCCCTTGAGGCGCTCTGgtaatgatgtcgttgcttgggTTGAGGTGGAGAGTCTGCAGATTGGTTATGTCTTTAGGATACGTTAGCAATTTGGCACTGTTGAATGTACATTTTCCATATTTTCATATGACAGGTTCAATCCTTTAGTTCCTTCAGGGATGTGTATAGTCTGTATAGTGTGTCTGTGTGATACATACCCTTTTGTAAAGTGCGTAGCATTGCTGTTGATGCAGTATATTTTCGAATATTAGTTGAATCTTGCGCTGTGTATTAGTAAATGAGATAAATTTATTCTGTTGTTACAATAGCTTAAACTCATGCTAACAAGTCCTCccatgtttttgtttttatttgttgCTTTTTAAGGGATTGGAGTCATGTCCCACCTTACATGTTTTCCTCCTAGTGATTATGTCGACTCTAATGCTTTTATGAGTATTGCTGCGAGATTTTACTTGTTAATTCTTCTGAACCATATGACCTTTCATCAATGAATGCAATTGTATGCTCCTCTTGGATTGTGCATTCTTTGAACATTGCTGTTTGATATACCTTCTCACAAATCAGTACACTATTTTCTTCCAACATTAGCTCATCATTTCCATTTTTGTGACGAGAGTTGTTGACTTATTAATCTATTTTGCACTATCCCAGAAATGGCTTCCTTGGTGGTCCAACAAGCTATTGGTGCTCTCCAAACCTCTGGCCCTAGCAGTAGTTTTGGCTGTCGTCAAGATATTCTCAGTGTGCCAGTGAAGTTAGGCCTAAAGGAATGCAAATTTAGCAATGGATATCCTATGTGGAACCGTTTTAGCTCCTCTCAGAAGCATTCTTGCGTAATTCAGGCCTCAACTTCTCAAGCGTCAGTTGTAGATACAATGTCACTGCCGTCTAACAGGATCAGTGAAAAACTAAAGAAACCAAGTAAGCCTTTTCGGATTAGCAGAGTGTCTTTAAGAGTTTGTTAACACTCTGAACAGGGTACTAATATATTGCATTCATGCATTTCTGCCTGTAATTTCTAATTTCCTGTTTTTTATCAGTATTTTTAGTAATAGCTTGTATTCTTCTTAAACCTCATTATTAGATGAAGCGGCTCTTATCCTAATACGACATGGTGAGTCAATGTGGAATGAGAAAAATCTGTTTACTGGTTGCGTTGACGTGGCACTTACCAAGAAGGGTATTGAGGAGGCAATTGAAGCTGGCAAGAGGATCAGCAATATTCCTATTGACATGATTTATACCTCTGCACTTATTCGTGCTCAGATGACTGCCATGCTAGCCATGACGCAGCACCGTCGTAAGAAGGTAAGCTGTCTGTTGGCACTTTGTTGTTAAAAGTAGTCTGTCTTGGACTTTGTATGATAAAACGATGTTGATTCCCACCCAATTGACATTCATGAAAATCGTTTTTGTTAGGAAAATATTGAGACTCTGAGAGTCTTACAATTCCAAGTTGTTTAGTTCTGCTGTTTTGCCCCTGGTATTGTTTATTCAAGTGGATGGGTACTGAGGGCTTTAGCAAGttaatagtgaaattaaaattgTTTCGAATTCTTTTTGGAGTAAAATTTTGCATTCTGTATGCCTTTCTGGTTTCTTTCTCCTTGAATTTTGTAACTATACTAGGTGACTTTTATGTATTCGCTTTCTAGTTTACATTTCTTAACCTGAGAGAAGCTTTTGCAAACCCTTACCCATGGTTGGACGGAGAGGAAAGGGATATCCCTTGTTCTGTTAGCTGGGTGGTTTGGGAGGAAATGGAGGGGAGGCGAATGAAGAGTCTCATTAATTTCCCTCCTACAAAGTCGATTTGAAATGCTTCTAATTAGAAAGGATATGACATTGCTCCATTCTCCCTCTCCTTCCTTCTAGAGTGGTATCCAAACGAACCCTTATGTACTACTAAATGAAATAATGCTCTCTGCACCAGGTACCCATAATCATGCATAATGAGAACGAACAAGCAAATTTGTGGAGTGAGATTTATAGTGAGGAGACCAGAAAGCAGTCAATCCCAGTTATAACAACGTGGCAGCTAAATGAAAGAATGTATGCTTTGTCACACTCTTTTTTCTCTACATTCTTTTCTGCTGTTCCGATTTATCTAATATGTGATAGGTATGTTCATGTAGGTATG contains:
- the LOC141585835 gene encoding 2,3-bisphosphoglycerate-dependent phosphoglycerate mutase 1-like, encoding MASLVVQQAIGALQTSGPSSSFGCRQDILSVPVKLGLKECKFSNGYPMWNRFSSSQKHSCVIQASTSQASVVDTMSLPSNRISEKLKKPNEAALILIRHGESMWNEKNLFTGCVDVALTKKGIEEAIEAGKRISNIPIDMIYTSALIRAQMTAMLAMTQHRRKKVPIIMHNENEQANLWSEIYSEETRKQSIPVITTWQLNERMYGELQGLNKQETAERYGKEKVHEWRRSYDIPPPNGESLEMCAERAVAYFKENIEPQLQSGKHVMIAAHGNSLRSIIMYLDKLTSQEVISLELSTGIPLLYICKEGKFMRRGSPVGTTEAGVYAYTRRLAAYRQKLDDMLQ